A single genomic interval of uncultured Pseudodesulfovibrio sp. harbors:
- a CDS encoding RsmB/NOP family class I SAM-dependent RNA methyltransferase: MANDFRTFRLVCSEEEAPIVERLLKAQGFAFEPEPFYPLARRLTVEPFPLGESFAARFGRIYIQDRSSMLPPLMLAPPEGTSVLDMCSAPGSKTSLLSRLVGPRGFVFASEPSADRLGTLRANLRRTGSVNTATAKAKAQDLPFPDCSWDYIQLDPPCSGWGTVDKNPKVMELWSESKTGPLVALQRTLLEKAADMLTPGGVVLYSTCTTNIKENEEQVAWALEHLDLELEPLDEPEGFVFGEPLLSGMAGVLRVAEDSAGQGFFLARFRKKGAGCANPEREVQERSLPGTPLDFSRMAGTEGCALDGLPPGEVYEFGGKAFFLHEEALERVPAGLRWQGHNIGKISGRGKSAVFRPSSMARVLLNRKSQDVLDLEDLAPLEKLLSGQSLSFHPGKGPVGLFYEGLPLCWLSRKGRRLLMATK, translated from the coding sequence ATGGCAAATGATTTTCGGACATTTCGACTCGTGTGCAGCGAGGAGGAAGCTCCCATTGTGGAGCGGCTTCTCAAGGCGCAGGGGTTTGCTTTTGAACCAGAGCCTTTTTATCCGCTGGCCCGTAGGCTGACCGTCGAGCCGTTTCCGCTCGGAGAAAGTTTCGCTGCGCGCTTCGGACGTATATACATACAAGATAGATCCTCCATGCTGCCGCCGCTCATGCTCGCGCCGCCGGAAGGGACAAGCGTACTGGACATGTGCTCCGCTCCGGGCAGCAAGACCAGCCTGCTGTCCCGTCTGGTCGGCCCCCGTGGATTCGTATTCGCCTCGGAGCCGTCTGCGGATCGGCTTGGAACGTTGCGGGCCAATCTTCGGCGGACAGGTTCCGTGAACACGGCCACAGCCAAGGCAAAGGCGCAGGACCTGCCGTTTCCGGACTGTTCATGGGATTATATCCAGCTTGACCCTCCGTGCAGCGGTTGGGGAACCGTGGATAAGAATCCCAAGGTGATGGAGCTGTGGTCCGAATCCAAGACCGGCCCCTTGGTTGCCTTGCAAAGAACGCTCCTGGAAAAGGCGGCGGACATGCTGACGCCTGGAGGCGTGGTTCTGTACTCGACCTGCACGACCAACATAAAGGAAAATGAAGAACAGGTTGCTTGGGCGCTTGAACATCTGGATTTAGAGCTGGAGCCGCTTGACGAGCCGGAAGGCTTTGTTTTTGGCGAGCCTTTGCTGTCCGGTATGGCCGGTGTGTTGCGTGTCGCAGAAGATTCGGCAGGGCAGGGGTTTTTCCTCGCCCGGTTCCGAAAGAAGGGCGCGGGGTGTGCAAATCCTGAAAGGGAAGTGCAAGAAAGGTCACTGCCGGGAACGCCTCTCGACTTTTCGCGAATGGCGGGTACGGAGGGATGTGCCTTGGACGGGCTGCCGCCGGGAGAGGTGTATGAGTTTGGCGGAAAGGCGTTTTTCCTTCATGAGGAGGCGTTGGAGCGGGTTCCGGCTGGCCTTCGCTGGCAGGGACATAATATAGGAAAGATATCCGGGCGGGGGAAGAGTGCGGTGTTCCGTCCCTCTTCTATGGCGCGTGTGCTGCTGAACCGAAAAAGTCAGGACGTGCTTGATCTGGAGGATTTGGCTCCGCTTGAGAAGCTGCTGTCCGGCCAGAGCCTGAGTTTTCATCCCGGCAAGGGGCCAGTGGGTCTGTTTTATGAAGGTCTCCCTCTCTGCTGGCTGTCCCGCAAAGGGCGGCGCCTTTTGATGGCGACAAAATAG
- a CDS encoding VCBS repeat-containing protein — protein sequence MQHRRFAVPCIAIIAVLLLAAPVLAQNAKKYAVLPFSYNGPKKYSYFPKAFQASLNSDLEWTGHAEPAADSTVDGLAAPKSKADAANILRGAGLDYLVTGSISILDKKATLKMTSYDVNGNTWEQKGQMGIDEITPWLEEQSKAIMGDVFQRPGYSTAEKSVDKEDIKDEVSGPINAEFIGGTSGSYQTSTLNPQFRYEGGSNNIGRWRSQTLRFFSTSMVVSDADGDGKNEVFILHKTGISAYRYKDGKLAHLDTLALTPSTQYIRLEAMDVDKDNLPDLIIGTYQSQYRNVTMAPEGWPKSHILSFKGGKFSYLVKNYNKFLGVLRVPPTFAPVLVAQRKGERHLFHKKIYEAYLKGDSVETGSTIPCPPYGNVYNMTYLPEEFGYRYVLIDDFHRLRVYSQAMERLYTTEEDHYNSSGIGITTPDRPAGMGAGIADIKVSTFNVPFRMLAASFHKKGKYELLVNKDLSVAAQVFEKFRYFSQGEIHALSWDGVGLNLAWKTRRIKGQVSDIALADLNNDGKKQLVVLLNTFPGSMGFSKRKTVVTAYDLNMP from the coding sequence ATGCAACATCGACGTTTTGCCGTCCCCTGTATCGCCATTATTGCGGTCCTGCTTCTTGCGGCACCCGTTCTGGCGCAAAACGCGAAAAAATATGCGGTCCTGCCTTTTTCCTACAACGGACCCAAGAAATACAGCTACTTTCCCAAGGCTTTTCAGGCCAGCCTGAACAGCGATCTGGAATGGACAGGCCATGCGGAACCCGCAGCCGACTCCACGGTTGACGGCCTTGCCGCTCCAAAAAGCAAGGCGGACGCGGCCAATATCCTGCGCGGTGCGGGCCTTGATTACCTTGTCACCGGCTCCATCTCCATTCTGGATAAAAAAGCCACGCTCAAGATGACCTCCTACGACGTGAACGGCAATACGTGGGAACAGAAAGGCCAAATGGGGATTGATGAAATCACCCCATGGCTCGAGGAACAGAGCAAGGCCATCATGGGCGACGTGTTCCAGCGTCCCGGCTACAGCACCGCGGAAAAATCCGTGGACAAGGAAGATATCAAGGATGAAGTCTCCGGCCCGATCAATGCGGAATTTATCGGCGGCACGTCCGGGAGCTATCAGACCAGCACCCTGAACCCGCAATTCCGCTACGAAGGCGGGTCCAACAATATCGGCCGCTGGCGCAGCCAGACCCTGCGCTTCTTCTCCACCAGCATGGTGGTTTCCGACGCAGATGGTGACGGCAAGAACGAAGTATTCATCCTACACAAGACAGGCATCTCCGCATATCGGTACAAGGACGGCAAACTTGCCCATCTGGACACTCTGGCACTGACTCCCAGCACCCAGTACATCCGATTGGAAGCCATGGATGTGGACAAGGACAACCTGCCGGACCTCATTATCGGCACCTACCAATCCCAGTACCGCAATGTGACCATGGCTCCCGAGGGATGGCCGAAATCGCATATCCTTTCCTTCAAGGGGGGGAAATTCAGCTACCTCGTCAAGAACTACAACAAATTCCTTGGCGTCCTGCGTGTGCCGCCCACTTTTGCTCCGGTCCTCGTGGCTCAGCGCAAGGGTGAACGGCATCTCTTCCACAAAAAGATATATGAAGCCTATCTGAAGGGCGATTCCGTTGAGACCGGATCAACCATTCCCTGCCCGCCCTACGGCAATGTCTACAACATGACCTACCTGCCGGAGGAATTCGGCTACCGGTATGTCCTTATCGACGACTTCCACCGTCTCAGGGTCTACAGCCAAGCCATGGAGCGTCTGTACACAACCGAAGAGGACCACTACAACAGTTCCGGCATCGGCATCACGACTCCCGACCGCCCCGCGGGCATGGGAGCCGGCATTGCGGACATCAAGGTGTCCACCTTCAACGTGCCGTTCAGGATGCTTGCCGCTTCCTTCCACAAGAAAGGCAAGTACGAACTGCTGGTCAACAAGGACCTTTCGGTCGCCGCTCAGGTCTTCGAAAAGTTCCGCTACTTCTCGCAGGGTGAAATCCACGCCCTGTCCTGGGATGGCGTGGGCCTAAATCTGGCGTGGAAAACCCGCCGCATCAAGGGACAGGTTTCGGACATCGCTCTTGCCGATCTGAACAACGACGGCAAGAAACAGTTGGTCGTTCTGCTCAACACCTTCCCCGGCTCCATGGGCTTTTCCAAGAGAAAAACGGTCGTGACCGCTTACGACCTGAACATGCCATAG
- a CDS encoding integrase, whose product MPYKLKKNGKTVWMAQVKIQGKKHRKQFIKKEDAKIWEVEQKELTKLPPEPTIPTTSFLEWATLYLDHSVKYSPKTYSEKKNALKRLLKTVNPDGDVVEFRKVDALKYLQDYFKEHSGYSTNKERKNLAAAWNFGIKFIEGFPERNAFLAVPRFPEVRQNRYVPPEKDFWKVHAIAEGRHKVLLLTFLHTAARRGELYRLQWKDVDFGSKRIRLGTKKRQDGSMEYEWLPMTDELFNVLLAHRQEAVNEWVFTQPSGRRKGEPYTENRGFPQKLCEEAGVKPFGCHAIRHLTASILANNNVPMIAIQQILRHKKLATTERYVRGMEPIRPHLKILEGGLKIGPTSRPTKLADESQKKKDIKLTA is encoded by the coding sequence ATGCCTTACAAGCTGAAGAAGAACGGGAAGACCGTTTGGATGGCGCAAGTCAAAATACAAGGCAAGAAACACCGAAAGCAGTTCATCAAGAAGGAAGACGCAAAGATTTGGGAAGTCGAGCAAAAGGAACTGACAAAACTGCCGCCAGAGCCGACGATCCCCACGACCTCCTTTCTTGAGTGGGCAACTCTCTATCTGGACCACTCCGTTAAATACAGCCCGAAGACATACAGCGAAAAGAAGAATGCCCTTAAACGGCTTCTGAAAACTGTGAACCCCGATGGCGATGTAGTGGAATTCCGCAAAGTGGATGCCCTGAAATATCTTCAAGACTATTTCAAGGAGCACAGCGGCTACTCAACGAATAAGGAACGGAAGAACCTTGCAGCCGCATGGAACTTCGGAATCAAGTTCATTGAGGGATTTCCTGAAAGGAATGCTTTTCTGGCTGTTCCCCGGTTTCCTGAGGTGAGACAAAACAGATACGTCCCGCCTGAAAAGGATTTCTGGAAAGTCCATGCAATTGCCGAAGGCCGACACAAAGTCCTTCTCCTCACCTTCCTGCATACGGCAGCGCGGCGCGGAGAGTTATACAGACTTCAATGGAAGGATGTAGACTTTGGAAGCAAGCGTATTCGACTTGGCACCAAGAAAAGGCAGGACGGCTCTATGGAATATGAATGGCTCCCCATGACGGACGAGCTTTTCAATGTCCTGCTTGCCCATAGGCAAGAGGCCGTCAATGAATGGGTCTTCACACAGCCCTCAGGCCGTCGAAAAGGCGAGCCGTACACAGAGAACCGAGGATTTCCTCAAAAGCTCTGTGAGGAGGCAGGAGTGAAGCCCTTTGGATGCCACGCCATCCGACACCTCACTGCATCCATACTCGCAAACAACAACGTGCCCATGATCGCTATTCAGCAAATCCTGAGGCACAAGAAGCTTGCGACTACCGAAAGGTATGTTCGCGGCATGGAACCTATCAGGCCCCATCTGAAAATATTGGAAGGTGGCTTGAAAATCGGGCCCACTAGCAGGCCCACCAAGCTGGCTGATGAATCCCAAAAGAAAAAGGATATCAAACTAACAGCTTGA
- a CDS encoding TRAP transporter substrate-binding protein, protein MRKLITVLAAAITLAALMSATAMAGAVLTYANFPPAKTFPCIQMEHWKTEVEKRTNGEITVQTFPGSTLLGAKNMLRGVQTGQADIGCISIAYYPGVFPAMSVLNLPVAFSSTKVASLTMWDMFQKYQPKEFKGVKVLTMFTSAPSQIMSKTPVKQLADLKGMELRASGSILKVLGGLGAQGVGMPMSQTPEALQKGVVKGLVSSFDVLKDFNFAEICRYETITNLPVYPFAVIMNKARWNSLPANMKKALDDLGREQAAWTGEYLDNHIKESLAWSKDKYQVEVFELTAAEHAEIKAQGDGLVQAWKADAAKAGYDADALLSDMLTLKKKYEAELGK, encoded by the coding sequence ATGCGTAAATTGATTACCGTGCTGGCTGCGGCCATCACCCTTGCCGCGCTCATGTCGGCGACAGCCATGGCCGGAGCCGTGCTGACATACGCCAATTTCCCGCCCGCCAAGACCTTCCCCTGCATCCAGATGGAGCACTGGAAAACCGAAGTCGAGAAACGGACCAACGGTGAAATAACCGTCCAGACCTTCCCCGGTTCCACCCTGCTCGGTGCCAAGAACATGCTTCGCGGCGTGCAGACGGGACAGGCCGACATCGGCTGCATTTCCATCGCCTATTATCCCGGCGTGTTCCCGGCCATGTCCGTGTTGAACCTGCCCGTGGCATTCTCGTCCACCAAGGTCGCCAGCCTGACCATGTGGGACATGTTCCAGAAGTATCAGCCTAAGGAATTCAAGGGCGTCAAGGTACTGACCATGTTCACCTCAGCCCCGTCCCAGATCATGAGCAAGACGCCTGTCAAACAGCTCGCCGATCTCAAGGGCATGGAACTGCGAGCATCCGGCTCCATTTTGAAAGTCCTCGGCGGCCTCGGCGCGCAGGGTGTGGGCATGCCCATGTCCCAGACGCCTGAAGCACTCCAGAAAGGCGTGGTCAAGGGTCTCGTTTCCTCCTTTGACGTGCTCAAGGACTTCAACTTCGCGGAAATATGCCGATACGAAACCATCACCAACCTGCCGGTCTACCCCTTTGCCGTCATCATGAACAAGGCGCGCTGGAACAGCCTGCCCGCGAACATGAAAAAGGCACTCGATGACCTCGGCCGTGAACAGGCCGCATGGACCGGCGAATATCTGGACAACCACATCAAGGAATCGCTTGCGTGGTCCAAAGACAAGTATCAGGTGGAAGTCTTTGAGCTGACCGCTGCCGAACACGCCGAGATCAAGGCCCAAGGCGACGGTCTGGTACAGGCCTGGAA